The following proteins come from a genomic window of Crassostrea angulata isolate pt1a10 chromosome 1, ASM2561291v2, whole genome shotgun sequence:
- the LOC128192159 gene encoding uncharacterized protein LOC128192159 has translation MSEIFQSYWNLSYDRQRDFIRCNAIMTEKRRKTKKPEEESRRKHTIHYYLPIDECKVEVCKKTFLGILDIGEKTVTYTLNKKKNPFTSTDNRGKHVPKNKISEKDKDPIREHIRSFPKTESHYCRKSTQREYLDSSLSIRKMYYLYIEKCKEDHNDAQKFWLYDKIFATEFNLGFHKPKKDVCSFCDAYGKMSEKEKQENRNEFEKHQQRKQEARMQKQEDKQRSMENEMIKTINFDLQKVLVTPKAQINELYYSRKLATYNFTIFDVVSKETVCNMWWETIAKRGSCEIASCLLDYNKSVGSIDELVYYSDSCTGQQRNPPFSGMCLYSVVNFPIQKITHNYFERGHSQMEGDSVHATIERSTKHSDMFSPSDWMVGVRNAKVNPPRYVVKEIGNRDVMNFKELTDDCIGNRNRAEDGSIMKWNNIHSFQYRKEEPNKIFFKYEISQREYNSIDIRSGRRGAKLKNMKNYHLKPLYSSLVPISDAKFKDLMGLCKKNVIPRVHHDFYSQLPHKGSVCNSLEEPDENDDSD, from the coding sequence AtgtcagaaatatttcaaagttactGGAACCTGAGCTATGATCGACAAAGAGATTTTATAAGATGCAATGCAATTATGACTGAAAAGCGTAGAAAGACAAAAAAACCAGAAGAGGAGTCAAGAAGAAAACACACCATTCACTACTATCTGCCTATAGATGAATGTAAGGTAGAGGTGTGCAAAAAGACATTTTTAGGAATATTAGACATTGGAGAAAAAACAGTCACATATacattaaacaagaaaaagaaCCCCTTCACTTCCACTGATAATAGGGGGAAACAtgttccaaaaaataaaatttcagagAAAGACAAAGATCCTATCAGGGAACACATTCGTTCTTTTCCGAAAACAGAATCACATTACTGTAGAAAATCAACCCAGAGAGAATATTTGGACAGCTCTCTCTCCATTAGGAAAATGTACTATCTGTACATAGAAAAATGCAAAGAGGACCACAATGATGCACAAAAGTTCTGgctttatgataaaatttttgCCACTGAGTTCAACTTGGGGTTTCATAAACCCAAAAAGGATGTATGCTCATTTTGTGATGCATATGGAAAAATGTCTGAGAAAGAAAAACAGGAAAATAGGAATGAATTTGAAAAGCATCAGCAACGAAAGCAGGAAGCCAGAATGCAAAAGCAGGAAGATAAGCAAAGATCGATGGAAAATGAAATGATCAAAACTATAAACTTTGATTTGCAGAAGGTACTCGTTACCCCCAAGGCTCAAATTAATGAACTGTACTACAGCAGAAAACTTGCAACTTACAACTTTACTATATTTGATGTTGTATCCAAAGAAACTGTCTGTAATATGTGGTGGGAAACCATAGCAAAGCGGGGAAGTTGTGAAATAGCTTCCTGTCTCCTAGATTACAACAAAAGTGTTGGGTCTATTGATGAACTAGTGTACTATTCAGACAGTTGCACTGGCCAGCAAAGAAATCCGCCATTTAGTGGAATGTGTCTCTACTCTGTGGTTAATTTCCCAATTCAAAAAATAACACACAATTATTTTGAAAGAGGACACTCACAGATGGAAGGAGATTCTGTACATGCCACTATTGAAAGATCAACAAAACATTCAGATATGTTTTCCCCAAGTGATTGGATGGTTGGTGTCCGCAATGCTAAAGTAAACCCACCTAGGTATGTAGTGAAGGAGATTGGAAATAGGGATGTTATGAATTTCAAAGAGCTTACAGATGATTGTATAGGCAACAGGAACCGTGCAGAAGATGGATCAATAATGAAATGGAATAATATTCATTCATTCCAGTATCGAAAGGAAGAGCCAAACAAGATATTCTTCAAATACGAAATCAGTCAGCGAGAGTATAATTCCATTGATATTCGAAGTGGACGAAGAGGGGCGAAACTTAAGAACATGaaaaattatcatctgaaacCTCTTTACTCTTCCTTAGTCCCAATCTCAGATGCCAAATTCAAAGACTTAATGGGTTTGTGCAAGAAAAATGTAATTCCCCGTGTTCATCATGATTTCTACTCCCAGCTCCCTCATAAGGGAAGTGTCTGCAATTCGTTGGAGGAACCTGATGAAAATGACGACTCAGATTGA